A window of Paenibacillus sp. 19GGS1-52 contains these coding sequences:
- a CDS encoding efflux RND transporter permease subunit, with the protein MSFLSKLSLKNSVAVIILFALILGYGAFSATQIKQQTFPDIEFPAVFIQVVDPGASTEEIETGVTKPIEDSLKAMTGYDSFTSTTSENAASISIQYPFGSDMDKLSADIEALLAKLNLPENANVTLRRLSAGASPIYQAALFSGNNDSQALSKKLVEEIVPSLQKLNGVSSVALKGISSDKLQIVVDKEKAASLGITLSTIQSALQGLNYALPLGSVSENQITIPIRLSGSVSTLQQIQDLPLSSTAAGGGMKSPAGAGTSASVPQISAAAAIKLSDLATITTVSTADEITRFNGEPSYVLEVIKNQDANTADVADAVQSQLDSYKDDNLEVHVIMNQGEEIKASVSSLIREGLYGALFCIIIIFLFLRNVRATFISILSLPISIFATMAVMNQLGYTLNIMTLGGIAVSIGRIVDDSIVVIENIYRWRQEKGNTLKGKELAYRATKEVISPVFSSTLATVVVFAPLAFVSGIIGEFFRPFSLAVVISIVTSLLVAVMLIPVLGAAFFNNVKPHKKESKLTGYYARIIYAALKRKWLVISLALVLLVGSLSTIPLIGVAFLPADSLPTASINLTLPAGSGLEQSNKVSQEVEKYISKLEGVNNYQVSIGGSADNPFRSSGGGNQAAVTVQFADGTDMDGIIDKAKATLPALVEASVSGTTVAVKEGEQQGLPSGNNIDVSLYSDNIDDLSKAAKQVEALMKQSVDLKDVTNNMNEVTPKWELTLNQKGIDEKISPFALMQAVTEQLKPVNAGTFKLDNQTRAIVLSYQQKITSLDELKGIQLPTAGGMRTLSDVADVTVEDALVTVNHSEGKTYAQVSGTVKGEDTAAVTKAVKADIGSLTLPKDVEINYGGGLAMITEGFTNLGIAMAVAVGLVFLVMSFTFGGVVTPLIILSSLVFIPVGSLGALLITGQALSMSSMIGMLMLVGIVVTNAVVLLDRVEKNRKSGQPITEAIVEASTTRLRPILMTALATMLALLPLALSGSSTSLISGGLAVTVIGGLFSSTLLTLIVVPVLYELVWKKRKVKVTENF; encoded by the coding sequence ATGAGCTTTCTAAGTAAATTAAGTTTGAAAAATTCGGTAGCAGTTATAATTTTATTTGCCCTTATTCTGGGTTATGGTGCGTTCTCCGCCACACAGATTAAGCAGCAAACCTTCCCGGACATTGAATTTCCGGCAGTATTTATTCAGGTTGTCGACCCTGGAGCTTCCACAGAGGAAATAGAAACAGGTGTTACAAAGCCCATTGAAGACAGTTTAAAAGCAATGACCGGTTATGATTCTTTTACTAGCACAACGTCCGAGAATGCCGCAAGTATCTCCATTCAATATCCGTTTGGCTCTGATATGGATAAGCTATCCGCAGATATCGAAGCCTTGTTGGCCAAACTGAATTTGCCAGAGAACGCGAACGTAACACTTCGCCGTCTGTCAGCTGGAGCGTCGCCCATTTATCAGGCGGCTTTATTCTCTGGTAATAACGATTCGCAGGCTCTTAGCAAGAAGCTAGTGGAGGAAATCGTTCCTTCCCTGCAGAAGCTGAACGGAGTCAGCTCGGTTGCGCTGAAGGGCATTTCCAGCGATAAACTACAAATTGTTGTGGATAAGGAAAAGGCCGCCAGTTTAGGCATAACTCTAAGTACGATTCAAAGTGCTTTGCAGGGCTTGAACTATGCGCTTCCGTTAGGATCTGTCAGTGAGAATCAAATCACCATTCCTATTCGACTCTCTGGCTCTGTTTCTACCCTGCAGCAGATCCAGGATTTACCACTAAGCTCTACAGCAGCTGGCGGTGGGATGAAATCCCCTGCGGGAGCAGGTACTTCAGCCTCAGTACCACAAATTTCGGCAGCTGCAGCTATTAAACTCTCCGATCTAGCGACGATAACGACGGTCTCTACAGCTGATGAGATCACCCGCTTTAATGGTGAACCAAGCTATGTGCTGGAAGTCATCAAGAATCAGGATGCCAACACCGCTGATGTTGCCGATGCAGTGCAGAGCCAACTAGATTCCTATAAAGATGACAATTTGGAAGTGCATGTCATTATGAATCAGGGGGAGGAGATTAAAGCATCCGTATCCTCGCTCATTCGGGAAGGGCTATATGGAGCCTTATTCTGCATCATTATCATCTTCCTCTTCTTGCGCAATGTGCGTGCGACATTCATTTCAATTCTATCCTTACCGATTTCCATCTTTGCTACTATGGCTGTGATGAATCAGTTGGGCTATACCCTGAATATTATGACGCTAGGCGGGATCGCAGTCTCGATTGGACGTATAGTCGATGACAGTATCGTCGTTATCGAGAATATATATAGATGGCGCCAGGAAAAAGGCAATACCCTTAAGGGCAAGGAATTAGCCTATCGGGCTACGAAAGAAGTTATCAGTCCGGTTTTTTCCTCAACCCTCGCCACGGTTGTTGTATTTGCTCCGCTGGCTTTTGTCAGCGGCATTATCGGGGAGTTCTTCCGCCCCTTCTCTTTAGCTGTTGTTATTTCCATTGTGACCAGTCTGCTAGTAGCAGTAATGCTTATACCGGTACTTGGGGCCGCGTTCTTCAATAACGTTAAGCCGCACAAGAAGGAAAGTAAACTCACGGGATATTACGCCCGGATTATTTATGCAGCCTTGAAGCGCAAATGGCTCGTTATAAGCCTAGCTCTTGTGCTGCTTGTCGGCTCACTCAGTACCATACCGCTAATTGGTGTGGCATTCCTCCCTGCTGACTCTTTGCCAACAGCTTCGATTAACTTGACACTGCCAGCAGGCAGCGGGCTGGAGCAGAGCAACAAGGTCAGCCAGGAAGTGGAGAAATATATAAGCAAGCTTGAGGGTGTGAACAATTACCAGGTCTCCATTGGTGGTTCTGCCGATAATCCCTTTAGATCCTCCGGTGGTGGAAACCAGGCAGCGGTTACAGTACAATTTGCCGATGGAACAGACATGGACGGAATCATTGATAAAGCGAAAGCAACGCTCCCAGCCCTTGTAGAGGCGAGTGTCTCTGGGACAACAGTAGCTGTCAAAGAAGGGGAACAGCAGGGCTTGCCATCAGGCAATAATATTGATGTTAGTCTGTATTCGGATAATATAGATGATCTCTCGAAGGCTGCTAAACAGGTTGAAGCCTTAATGAAACAAAGTGTTGATCTAAAAGATGTTACCAATAACATGAATGAAGTAACGCCGAAATGGGAATTGACGCTGAATCAGAAGGGGATCGACGAGAAGATTAGCCCATTCGCCCTTATGCAGGCCGTTACCGAACAGCTAAAACCGGTTAACGCTGGTACTTTCAAGCTGGACAATCAGACAAGAGCGATTGTGTTATCTTATCAGCAAAAGATTACTTCTCTGGATGAATTGAAAGGGATACAGCTGCCAACAGCTGGCGGAATGAGAACGCTAAGTGATGTGGCAGATGTGACGGTTGAGGATGCGCTAGTAACCGTTAATCATAGCGAAGGCAAGACGTATGCCCAGGTTAGCGGTACCGTCAAGGGTGAAGATACTGCTGCTGTGACGAAAGCCGTCAAAGCAGACATAGGAAGTCTTACTTTGCCTAAGGATGTAGAGATTAATTATGGTGGTGGTTTAGCCATGATAACAGAGGGCTTTACGAATCTGGGAATTGCTATGGCCGTGGCTGTGGGTCTCGTATTTCTGGTTATGAGCTTCACCTTCGGTGGTGTGGTTACACCGCTGATTATCTTGTCCTCACTGGTGTTCATCCCAGTTGGTTCACTGGGAGCATTATTGATAACAGGTCAAGCTTTGTCCATGAGCTCAATGATCGGGATGCTGATGCTGGTAGGTATCGTCGTAACCAATGCTGTGGTGCTGCTGGACCGTGTTGAGAAGAACCGCAAATCAGGACAACCCATTACTGAAGCCATTGTGGAAGCCAGCACCACTCGTCTCAGACCTATCCTGATGACTGCACTTGCGACAATGCTGGCTTTGTTGCCGCTGGCCTTGTCCGGCTCCTCAACAAGCTTGATTTCTGGTGGTTTGGCAGTCACAGTCATCGGTGGTTTATTCTCTTCAACACTGCTGACTCTCATTGTTGTACCTGTACTATACGAACTGGTTTGGAAGAAGCGTAAAGTGAAGGTTACGGAGAATTTTTAA
- a CDS encoding response regulator transcription factor — protein sequence MTAIMVVDDEAHIRELVKLFLEDEGMEIIEQSNGAAAWEYYENNAVDLIIIDIMMPGMDGWELCRRLREAGDKPILMITAKGEPADKIKGFRLGTDDYLVKPFDPMEMVMRVKALLKRYGISTSHTIRLGGVILDKKSYQVHFADSSESVVIPLKEFELLCQLASNPGQIFTRDMLIRQIWGYEYDGDERTVDTHIKRLRERFQKYTADFRIVTLRGMGYRLEVLHD from the coding sequence ATGACGGCAATTATGGTGGTGGATGATGAGGCGCATATCCGCGAGCTGGTAAAGCTTTTTCTGGAAGATGAAGGTATGGAGATTATAGAGCAAAGCAATGGTGCAGCAGCCTGGGAATATTATGAGAACAATGCAGTGGATTTGATCATTATCGATATTATGATGCCCGGAATGGATGGCTGGGAGCTGTGCAGGAGACTGAGGGAGGCAGGGGATAAGCCCATTCTGATGATTACGGCAAAAGGTGAGCCGGCGGATAAGATTAAAGGCTTTCGCCTAGGCACGGATGATTATCTCGTAAAGCCCTTTGATCCGATGGAAATGGTCATGCGGGTGAAAGCTCTGCTCAAACGTTACGGCATATCGACCTCGCATACGATCAGACTAGGTGGAGTTATTTTGGATAAGAAAAGCTATCAGGTACATTTTGCAGACTCCAGCGAATCCGTGGTCATCCCACTAAAGGAGTTCGAGCTGCTCTGCCAGCTGGCTAGCAATCCGGGCCAGATTTTTACCCGGGACATGCTGATTCGCCAAATCTGGGGCTACGAATATGATGGCGATGAGCGGACTGTAGATACACATATCAAACGGCTGCGGGAACGGTTCCAGAAATATACTGCGGATTTCAGAATTGTTACACTGAGAGGAATGGGCTACCGGCTAGAGGTGCTTCATGATTAA
- a CDS encoding DUF3885 domain-containing protein, with the protein MKRQLIEYMNNFFLERKDVHLRFELGEPYENGTHARINQVIYRVNTLFEEVFEQESAIYIYIKDWETKEDIMFGNTTPNYVYDLLKGHKFEDDTLFELEEDEDDEGIKIQIQHEYKVRILNGLISSFPYKEILKGICHYEQGKEPSIGQSIYFVNIEKDLVFNMYDDRGCIVCSKDKEILKPIYIKHNTWLVDYWREYFNSIFGE; encoded by the coding sequence TTGAAGAGACAACTAATTGAATACATGAACAATTTCTTTTTGGAGCGGAAGGATGTACATCTTAGATTTGAATTAGGTGAACCTTATGAGAATGGAACACATGCAAGAATAAATCAGGTTATATATCGGGTGAACACCTTATTCGAGGAGGTATTTGAACAAGAGTCTGCTATATATATTTATATAAAGGATTGGGAGACTAAGGAAGACATTATGTTTGGCAATACAACTCCTAATTATGTTTACGATTTACTTAAGGGGCACAAATTCGAAGATGACACTCTGTTCGAGTTAGAGGAAGACGAAGATGATGAAGGAATTAAGATTCAGATTCAACATGAATATAAAGTGAGAATACTGAATGGATTAATTTCTTCTTTTCCATACAAGGAAATATTAAAAGGAATATGTCATTATGAACAGGGAAAAGAACCGTCAATCGGTCAATCCATTTATTTTGTGAATATTGAAAAGGATCTGGTGTTTAATATGTATGATGACAGAGGATGTATAGTCTGTTCCAAGGATAAAGAAATACTTAAACCAATTTATATAAAGCACAACACTTGGCTCGTAGATTATTGGAGAGAGTACTTTAACAGTATTTTTGGCGAATGA
- a CDS encoding glycoside hydrolase family 43 protein has product MTQMIVNPVLAGCHPDPSFIRVGDDYYIATSTFEWFPGVEIHHSRDLVHWHSLSRVLTESAQVDLRGNGSSGSIWAPALSFDHGVYYLLFTDVKSRKSVYKDLRNYLITATDIMGPWSAPVRLNGSGFDPFLFHDNDGTKWLLNMRWDFRKNHSNFSGIIMQEYDLEAGELTGPIHEIYKGTPIGVTEGPQMYKRNGYYYLLAAEGGTGVNHMVTLARSRNLTGPYETDPNYPIMTTAHDLTFPFQQAGHGSLVETQSGEWYMAHLCTRPIPGTATMNPLGRETAIQRCEWTEDGWLRLAHGGKLPALKTQAPDLPEYPFPALPDRDDFDAAELGFPYQSLRVPFAESWVSLSERPGFLRLRGRDSLASLFDQSLVGRPIQHFECSISTCLEFIPDNFLQMAGLVLYYDDSDYYYLRVTADEIRGISLGVVLCKGGKYDEISSMQISVIDWDRYYLRAEISGRELIFYASPDGEQWTAVCTPLDFGTLSDEYGGKLGFTGSYAGICAQDMDQQAKPAYFDYFEYKALNS; this is encoded by the coding sequence ATGACTCAAATGATTGTTAATCCGGTGTTGGCCGGCTGTCACCCCGATCCGTCTTTTATACGCGTAGGTGATGATTATTATATTGCTACATCTACCTTTGAATGGTTTCCAGGTGTAGAAATTCATCATTCCCGAGATTTGGTTCATTGGCATTCCCTTTCACGCGTGCTCACCGAGTCTGCGCAGGTGGATCTGCGAGGCAACGGCAGCTCAGGTTCGATTTGGGCGCCAGCGCTATCCTTTGATCATGGCGTTTATTATTTACTGTTTACTGACGTGAAATCTCGGAAAAGTGTGTACAAGGATTTACGTAACTATTTGATTACGGCGACTGACATTATGGGGCCTTGGAGTGCACCTGTAAGGCTGAATGGCAGCGGATTTGATCCATTTCTCTTCCATGATAACGACGGTACAAAATGGCTGCTGAACATGCGCTGGGATTTCCGCAAGAATCATAGCAACTTCTCAGGTATTATTATGCAGGAATACGATCTGGAGGCAGGTGAACTGACCGGACCTATTCATGAGATTTACAAAGGAACGCCAATAGGCGTAACGGAAGGCCCGCAAATGTACAAGCGCAACGGCTATTACTATTTGCTGGCAGCTGAAGGTGGTACCGGAGTGAATCACATGGTTACATTGGCGAGAAGCCGCAACCTGACCGGACCTTATGAAACGGACCCTAATTATCCTATTATGACAACGGCCCATGATCTGACCTTCCCCTTTCAGCAGGCAGGTCACGGTTCACTCGTGGAGACGCAGTCCGGTGAATGGTACATGGCTCATTTATGCACACGTCCGATTCCAGGGACTGCAACAATGAATCCGCTAGGGCGAGAGACCGCGATTCAACGCTGCGAATGGACGGAAGACGGCTGGCTGCGTCTGGCACATGGCGGAAAACTGCCTGCGCTAAAGACGCAGGCACCGGATCTGCCGGAGTATCCTTTTCCTGCGCTGCCCGATCGAGATGATTTTGATGCTGCGGAGCTGGGTTTTCCGTATCAGAGCTTGCGGGTTCCCTTTGCCGAATCGTGGGTAAGCCTGAGCGAGCGCCCGGGATTTTTGCGTCTTAGAGGAAGAGACTCACTGGCATCGTTGTTTGATCAGAGTCTGGTAGGCAGGCCGATTCAGCATTTTGAATGCTCCATATCCACCTGTCTGGAATTCATACCGGATAATTTCCTGCAAATGGCGGGGTTGGTGCTCTATTACGATGATAGCGACTATTATTATTTGCGTGTGACGGCTGATGAAATCAGAGGGATAAGTCTGGGGGTCGTACTGTGCAAGGGCGGCAAATATGATGAGATTTCCTCGATGCAAATTTCAGTCATAGATTGGGATCGATACTATTTACGAGCGGAGATTTCCGGTCGTGAGCTTATATTCTACGCTTCCCCGGACGGAGAACAGTGGACGGCTGTCTGCACACCGCTTGACTTCGGCACTCTTTCGGATGAATACGGCGGGAAGTTGGGTTTTACCGGCTCGTATGCCGGTATTTGTGCCCAAGATATGGATCAACAGGCGAAGCCGGCTTATTTTGATTATTTCGAATATAAGGCGCTTAATTCTTGA
- the zwf gene encoding glucose-6-phosphate dehydrogenase, translated as MESSTFVLFGATGDLAKRKIYPALYNLYVDQKISTPFSVIGLGRREISKDAFQAQVLNSLQTFSRRPTDDSAELQEFLQAFEYSVLDVGRPEDYKKLLQHVRQREQQLHLQENRMFYLSVGPEYFEEIASNINSSGLGSTKGWKRLIIEKPFGTDLKSARVLNESLSATFKEEEIFRIDHFLGKPMVQNLEVLKYSNPVLRALWKNRYIANVQITASETVGVEERAGYYDKAGALRDMFQNHMLQLLMMIAMQLPKGSTPEEIRSKKRHVMESVRPLLKEDLAQHVVRGQYTAGEIQGKPVVGYTEEPNIAPTSQIETFIAARLWIEDPLWSEVPFYIRTGKRMKEKSTRIVIEFKEPFNDYHNLNRSTQDPNLLIIDIGPDEALTLQLNTKDPLRHGELEPVPIKYQSGNADMPEAYENLIYDALRGDATFFAHWREVELSWQWVQPIIDAIEAGDLPLHPYSSGTYGPDAAMELLGSDRWWQDAVSDAVEDNIIPLPAKEQQSIRPGA; from the coding sequence GTGGAATCATCAACTTTTGTGCTGTTTGGCGCTACCGGAGATTTGGCGAAACGAAAAATATATCCGGCTTTGTATAATCTGTACGTTGATCAAAAAATTTCCACTCCCTTCTCGGTAATCGGTCTCGGCAGACGTGAGATTTCAAAAGATGCTTTTCAGGCTCAAGTGCTGAATTCTTTGCAGACCTTTTCTAGACGGCCAACAGATGATTCCGCAGAATTGCAGGAATTTCTACAGGCCTTTGAATATAGCGTGCTTGATGTAGGGCGACCAGAGGATTATAAGAAGTTGTTACAGCATGTTCGTCAGCGGGAACAACAGCTTCATTTACAGGAGAATAGAATGTTCTACTTATCCGTTGGTCCTGAATATTTTGAAGAAATTGCCTCCAATATCAATTCAAGCGGACTCGGTTCGACCAAGGGCTGGAAACGCCTGATTATCGAGAAGCCCTTTGGAACAGATTTGAAATCGGCAAGGGTGTTGAATGAGAGCCTGAGCGCTACTTTTAAGGAAGAAGAGATCTTCCGGATTGATCATTTCCTGGGGAAACCGATGGTGCAGAATCTTGAAGTACTGAAGTATTCGAACCCCGTGCTCCGAGCTTTGTGGAAAAACCGCTATATTGCCAACGTCCAGATTACAGCCAGTGAGACGGTTGGAGTTGAAGAACGGGCCGGTTATTATGATAAGGCAGGCGCGCTGCGCGACATGTTCCAGAATCATATGCTACAGCTGTTAATGATGATTGCCATGCAGCTTCCCAAGGGAAGTACACCAGAGGAGATCCGCAGCAAAAAGAGACATGTGATGGAGTCTGTGCGGCCTTTGCTGAAAGAAGATTTGGCACAGCATGTAGTTCGTGGACAATATACCGCTGGTGAAATTCAAGGCAAACCGGTTGTTGGTTATACGGAAGAACCCAATATTGCGCCTACCTCGCAGATTGAGACTTTTATTGCGGCCCGATTATGGATTGAAGATCCGTTGTGGAGCGAAGTACCTTTTTACATTCGTACCGGCAAACGCATGAAAGAGAAATCTACACGGATTGTCATTGAATTCAAAGAGCCTTTTAATGACTACCATAATTTAAATAGAAGCACGCAGGACCCCAATCTACTGATCATTGATATTGGACCTGACGAAGCGCTTACCTTGCAGCTCAATACCAAAGATCCTCTGCGGCATGGTGAACTGGAGCCTGTTCCGATTAAATATCAATCGGGCAACGCGGATATGCCTGAGGCTTACGAGAACCTGATTTATGATGCGCTGCGTGGGGACGCGACCTTTTTCGCACATTGGCGAGAAGTGGAATTGTCCTGGCAGTGGGTTCAGCCGATTATTGATGCCATTGAAGCAGGGGATTTACCGCTACACCCTTATTCTTCCGGCACTTATGGTCCGGATGCAGCGATGGAGCTGCTGGGGAGTGATCGCTGGTGGCAGGACGCCGTTTCCGATGCGGTGGAGGATAATATAATCCCATTACCAGCAAAAGAACAACAATCTATACGGCCAGGGGCTTAA
- a CDS encoding phospholipid methyltransferase: MRNGIRDRLLFLYKFLRSPRQFGSMTPSSRWLARAIITPLPWNELFNIAELGAGTGAITKYLSAETTERTNVLLFEKDPDLRRQLHLRYPGYRLFNDCLRLRLALHNSNLEKLDCIVSSLSYRNFSMLGRVQFMEQITASLKEEGWFIAFEYFFPRMKRELQQHFDILSIQYVPLNFPPAIVYICRKKTSAYAKQQLKVIFI, from the coding sequence ATGCGTAACGGAATTCGCGACAGACTTCTGTTCCTGTATAAATTTCTGCGTTCACCCCGGCAATTCGGCAGTATGACTCCAAGTTCGCGCTGGTTAGCTCGAGCGATAATCACTCCGTTACCATGGAATGAGCTGTTTAATATTGCCGAGCTGGGAGCAGGTACGGGAGCCATTACCAAATATTTGAGTGCTGAGACTACGGAGCGCACGAACGTCCTACTTTTTGAGAAGGACCCTGATCTTCGCCGTCAATTACACCTTCGCTATCCTGGATATAGGCTATTTAACGATTGCTTACGGCTGCGGCTTGCGTTGCATAACAGCAACCTTGAGAAACTGGACTGTATTGTTAGCAGTCTATCTTACCGCAATTTCTCAATGTTGGGCCGCGTCCAGTTTATGGAGCAGATTACGGCCTCTTTGAAGGAGGAAGGCTGGTTTATAGCCTTTGAATATTTCTTTCCTAGGATGAAGAGAGAGTTGCAGCAGCATTTCGATATCTTGAGCATCCAGTACGTGCCACTGAATTTCCCGCCTGCCATCGTTTATATTTGCCGGAAGAAGACTTCAGCTTATGCCAAGCAGCAGCTTAAGGTAATCTTTATATAA
- a CDS encoding GNAT family N-acetyltransferase encodes MNNKAVIRAIKQDEVHKLLDLYKYLHEEDPELNLLEINSLWEQIYNNKNMHYLVVDVEGRLVATCVLTLIPNLTRNARPFGIIENVVTHPDFQRKGYGTKLLRKSLDIAWEHNCYKVMLLTSSKEEGTLRFYENAGFQMGVKTGFIATP; translated from the coding sequence TTGAATAATAAAGCTGTAATTAGAGCTATCAAACAAGATGAAGTACATAAACTACTGGATTTATATAAATACTTACATGAAGAAGATCCTGAACTTAATCTATTGGAGATAAATTCACTGTGGGAGCAAATATACAATAACAAGAACATGCACTACTTAGTAGTCGATGTAGAGGGTCGATTGGTGGCCACTTGTGTGTTAACCCTCATTCCAAATCTAACCAGAAACGCCCGTCCGTTCGGAATAATAGAAAATGTCGTAACTCATCCTGATTTCCAAAGAAAAGGGTATGGAACCAAACTGCTAAGAAAATCTCTAGATATTGCTTGGGAACATAATTGCTACAAAGTAATGCTGCTGACAAGTTCAAAAGAAGAAGGAACCTTGAGATTCTATGAAAACGCAGGTTTCCAAATGGGTGTGAAAACAGGCTTTATTGCTACTCCATAG
- a CDS encoding HAMP domain-containing sensor histidine kinase produces the protein MIKSLYVRVVVIFLGAVILSIFAASLLINRLYVGQMQSAVQDNMILSGKVIIQAYEQADDYNLDSLMKGISSLPLYSVRVYDSEGIQLYTSGEASDKQNVRDVVHLQSVLQGGVYRSNLHEGNGGLTVGLPFSVNGSSRALFITPELGELFSMIAGFLKTQLLLILGFGSVLILIAATYIVRPLQLLTRATRRMAKGDFTVSLHTKRRDEIGELTRSFNVMAQELGTLEAIRKQFVSDVSHEIQSPLTSIKGFTQALKHKQLDEPSRMRLLNIIEEESDRLSRLSGDLLQLSTLEYEHFELESDRYSLDEQLRKIVIAFEPQWSVKLINVELELQPLSIVADEDKLSQIWTNLISNSIKFTGSGGRITITAAEKGDQLVVQMADNGVGVPEEELSHIFKPFYKIDKSRDRLVGGSGIGLSIVKRIVDLHHGQIEVSSKPGEGTTFTVWLPLIYTKLEL, from the coding sequence ATGATTAAATCACTGTACGTCCGGGTTGTAGTCATCTTTTTGGGCGCCGTTATTCTCAGTATTTTTGCAGCCTCACTGTTAATTAACCGATTATATGTGGGACAGATGCAATCAGCGGTACAGGATAATATGATCTTAAGCGGCAAAGTGATTATTCAGGCCTATGAGCAAGCAGATGACTATAATCTGGATTCTCTGATGAAGGGGATATCATCTTTGCCGTTATACTCAGTTCGTGTGTATGATAGCGAAGGAATACAGTTATATACCAGCGGGGAAGCATCGGATAAGCAAAATGTACGGGACGTAGTCCATCTTCAAAGTGTGCTGCAGGGTGGCGTGTATCGTAGTAACCTGCATGAAGGCAATGGAGGGCTGACAGTCGGATTGCCTTTTTCCGTGAATGGCTCTTCCAGAGCCTTGTTTATCACACCTGAATTAGGAGAACTGTTTAGCATGATTGCTGGTTTCCTGAAGACTCAACTATTGCTCATTCTGGGCTTTGGCAGTGTGCTCATTCTCATCGCAGCTACTTATATAGTACGTCCTTTACAGCTACTGACCCGAGCGACCCGAAGAATGGCAAAAGGGGACTTTACAGTCAGCCTGCACACGAAGCGGAGGGATGAAATTGGCGAATTGACGCGCAGCTTTAATGTCATGGCACAGGAGCTTGGAACGCTTGAGGCTATCCGCAAACAGTTTGTCTCAGATGTGTCCCATGAAATCCAGTCCCCATTAACTTCTATTAAAGGCTTTACGCAAGCGCTGAAGCACAAGCAATTAGATGAGCCCAGTCGAATGCGACTGCTGAATATTATTGAAGAGGAAAGTGATCGTCTATCCCGACTCAGTGGGGATCTGCTGCAATTATCTACGCTAGAATATGAGCATTTTGAGCTAGAGTCGGATCGCTACTCTCTAGATGAACAGCTTCGCAAAATCGTAATCGCCTTTGAACCGCAATGGTCAGTCAAGCTTATTAATGTTGAGCTCGAACTACAGCCTCTAAGCATCGTAGCCGACGAGGATAAGCTTAGCCAGATCTGGACTAACCTGATTAGTAACAGCATCAAATTCACGGGTTCAGGTGGACGGATCACAATCACAGCTGCCGAAAAAGGGGATCAGCTCGTAGTTCAGATGGCCGATAATGGTGTTGGAGTTCCAGAGGAGGAGCTCAGCCATATTTTTAAACCTTTTTATAAAATCGATAAATCACGAGACCGGCTAGTAGGTGGCAGCGGAATCGGATTGTCAATCGTCAAAAGAATTGTCGATCTGCATCACGGTCAGATTGAAGTAAGCTCCAAGCCGGGCGAGGGAACAACCTTTACCGTATGGCTCCCCCTAATCTACACCAAGCTCGAATTGTAA
- a CDS encoding DUF6557 family protein, which produces MLTFKDLIINTSFDKVWKKMVIHHPDMTIPDEEYEMFYERLKLLAPLKNEKNMYISICAFKDDADGEPEWIHIFDEDNELLYFDVSGCEDEGNIYSLVSSKFSSWLGFFVDNDTLQSMSNESFIAHCLWEMNLLFGFDDERDFDQV; this is translated from the coding sequence ATGCTAACATTCAAGGATTTAATAATCAACACATCCTTTGATAAGGTATGGAAAAAGATGGTTATTCATCATCCCGATATGACAATACCTGATGAGGAATACGAGATGTTTTACGAACGCCTAAAATTACTGGCACCACTAAAAAATGAGAAAAATATGTACATTTCCATCTGTGCCTTTAAAGATGATGCTGATGGAGAACCTGAGTGGATTCACATTTTCGACGAAGATAATGAATTACTTTATTTTGATGTAAGCGGTTGTGAAGACGAAGGGAATATTTACTCTTTAGTTTCTAGTAAATTTTCTTCATGGCTAGGATTTTTCGTGGATAATGATACCCTTCAAAGTATGTCTAATGAAAGTTTTATCGCCCATTGTCTTTGGGAAATGAACTTATTATTCGGTTTTGATGATGAAAGGGATTTTGATCAAGTATGA